In the Haloarcula salinisoli genome, AGGGCGACGTCGTCGAGGTCTCCTTCCTCGTGACGACACTGTGGGAGATAAACGGCGGGCTCGTCTCCTCGAACCAGCCCTCCGGCCGCATCGTCACCCTCCCCAACAGCGTCGTCCTCTCCTCACACGTCATGAACTACACCCGCGAGGACTTCCCGTTCGTCTGGAACGAGCTGTCGGTACAGGTGGCCTACGAGACCGACCTCGACTACGCGACCGAGCTGATGGCGACTATCGCGGACGACTACATGGGCGACGAGATGGCCGCTCGCATCGGCCGGTATCGCGAGCGGCTCTCGGAGACGCCGGTCGAACTCGAAGTGCAGGACCGCCCGTCGGTCAACGTCGTCCAGCAGGAGTCGTGGGTGGAGTTCCGTCTCAGGTACCTGGTCCACCCCCGCCGGGGCCAGCGGGTCCGCAACGAGCTGTACAAGCGGATTCTCACGGCGTTCAACGAGGAGCCCGACCGGGTGAAGTTCCCCGTGAGTCGGAACCGGTGACCGAGGATTTACCCGCCGACCGGTCACACGGCCGGTATGGACGAGACGCCACTCCCCGACGTGACCGAGCAGTTCGCCCGCACGCTCGCGCCGGAGCCCGACGAGATTATCGCTGAGATGGACGAGCGAGCCGACCGCGGTGGCTTTCCCACGGTGGGCCCGGCCGTCGGCGCGTGGCTCCGCCTGCTCGCCCGCCTGACCGACGCCGAGCGGGTCTTCGAGTTCGGCTCTGGCTTCGGGTACTCGGCGTACTGGATGGCGCCAGCGGTCGCTGCGGACGGCGAGATCGTGCTCACCGAAATCGACGCCGACGAACTCGACGACGCCCGCGAGTACTTCGAGCGGGGCGGCTACGCCGACCGCGCAGTCTTCGAACACGGGGACGCCATCGACATCGTCGACCGCTACGACGGCCCCTTCGACGTGGTCCTCGTCGACAATGAGAAAGGACGCTACACCGAGGCGTTCGAGGCCGTCCGCGAGAAGGTCCCCGTCGGGGGTGTCGTCGCCGCGGACAACGCCGTCGAGGCGGGGCCGCTGGAGTTTGCCGACATCCGGGCGTTGCTCGCCGGCGAGTCAGTGGAGACGAGCGACGCGAGCCGCGGTATCGCCGATTATCTCGACCACGTCCGGACTGACCCGGCCTTCGAGACCGGCTTGCTGCCACTCGGCGAGGGCGTCGCCGTCAGTGTTCGCGTGGACTGAGCGGCGCCACCGGAAGACCCAACCCGCTCTGTGCCCATAGTTGACATATGCCACCAGACTCCGAGACGGCGGCCGACAGATTCGGACTGGACGGGGCTGTCATCGAGCGCACGGCGAAAACGGCCGAGATGGACATCGAACGGCTGGTCGGGGTGCTAGACGTGCTACACGCCGAACTCATCGGCTGGCACTCGAATCTCGAACGGACCACGGAGTACGTCACCGTCGACGGCGTGCGAGCCTACCGCGTCGAGGCGGCCGTGTGGGACGAGTTCCTGTCGGCGTTCGACCTCGACTCCGACACCGAAGCGGCCGTCCGGTACGCCCACACCGAGCAGGCGAAGCTCATGTTCGCGAAGTCGGTCACCGGCGACGACAACTTCGACAGCGACGAGGCGGGCGTCGTCATCGGTATCGACACCGCCGAACAGTTCTGAACGGGGCGACGGATAGCCCACCGCGGCGACTCCGATTCTCGGCATCGAAAATGGGGGTGTATAGCTTATGTGGCAGGCCTCGCAACTTCGGGCCAACTGACCATGAGTTTGATGATAGATATACGGAAGCTCGGGCTCTTCAACAAGATGGCCAAGGAGGGGGGCAACACCGTCGCCAACCATCTGAGCCAGATGACAGGGATGGAGACGGAGATGGAGATTACGAAGATAAACTTCATCGACATCCCCGATATCAAGACCCACATCGGCGACGAGAAACAGATCGGCATCAGCATCGAGATGGTCGAGAAACCCCACGGCTACATCCTCTTTCTGTTCAACGCAAGGAGCGCGAAGGACCTCGCCCACGGCATGATCGGCGACATGGGCGAGACCAGCGACGAGGGGGGCTTTACGGATATGGAGCGCTCTGCGATTCAGGAGATTGGGAACATCATGACCAGCGGGTTCATCGACGGCTGGGCGAACGTGCTGGACACGACCATCGACATCTCGACGCCGAACTTCACCTTCGGCCCGGGGAGCGGGATGGTCGACCAGCTCGTCGGCGACCGCGACAACGACATGGCGCTGATGTTCGACTCCCGTGTCCACGCGCTCGACTCCGACATCAACGTCAAGGTGTACACGTTCCCCGAACTGGAGGAACTGGTCGGCCTGATGCAGGAAATCGAGGTCTGAAGAGCGGAACAACTCCGTTTCCCTCATTATTAATTTGCGGACTTTCTTGTGGGGCGGGCACTAGTATCATGTATGCCAGGAGGTTCCCCCCAGACGCTCCGACCGTTCCTGTGGCGTGCCCGTCAGCTGTACGCCGACACCGAGGTCGTCTCCCGAACCCACGAGGGCATCGTCAGGTACGACTACGACGGCTACGGCGACCGCGTCGCACAGCTGGCGAACGCGCTCGAAGCAGCAGGGTACGGTAACGGTGAGCGTATCGCCACGTTCTGCTGGAACCACCATCGCCACTTCGAGACGTACTTCGGCGTCCCGGGGATGGGCGCGCAACCGCACACCATCAATCCGCTGTTGCCCGATAAACACGTCCAGTACATCGTCGAGAACGCGGCCGACCGGACCGTCTTCGTCGACCAGTCGCTCCTGCCCAAACTAGAAGGGGCCGTCGCCGACGACCCCGACCCGTTCGAGACGGTCGAGCGCTACGTGGTGATGGGTGACTCGGTTCCCGAGACCGACTTAGAGACCGTCGCCTACGAGTCCTTTATCGGCGACCAGCCGACGACGTACGACTGGCCCGAGCTCGCCGAGGACCGGCCCGCGGGACTCTGTTACACCTCCGGTACGACCGGGCAGCCAAAGGGCGTCGAGTACACCCAGCAGATGCTCTGGTCGCACACGATGGGTATCCAGTCGCCACAGGGCATCCCGCTCGCGGACGACGACGTCGTCATGCCCGTCGTACCGATGTTCCACGTCAACGCGTGGGGGCTGCCGTTCTCGGCGACCGCCGGCGGCGCGAAACACGTCTACCCCGGACCCAAGCCGTCGCCGGAGGACCTCGCCGGCCTCATCGAGGACGAGGGCGTCACCGTCACCGCCGGGGTCCCGACGGTGTGGCTCGGGTTGATGGAGTACGTCGAGGAGCACGACGTCGACCTCTCCTCGCTCGACCGACTGGTGGTCGGGGGCAGCGCCGCGCCCGAAGCGATGATACGCTTCTTCGACGACCGCGGGGTCGAACTCGTCCACGCGTGGGGGATGACCGAGACGGCGCCGGTCGGGGCTGTCTCCCACGTCAAACACGGCCTCGCTGACACCGATTACGACACCAGACTGGAGAAGCGGCGCAAGCAGGGGCTGGTAGTGCCGGGCCTGGAGTTCAGGGTCGTCGACGACGAGGGCGAGGCGGTCCCCCACGACGGGGAGGCCTTCGGCGAACTCCACGTCCGCGGGCCCTGGGTCACCACGGAGTACTTCGCCCGGCCGGAGGCCACCGAAGCGGAGTTCGCCGACGGCTACCTCAAGACCGGCGACGTGGTGACGGTCGACCCCGACGGCTACATCGACATCGTCGACCGCGCCAAGGACGTCATCAAGAGCGGCGGCGAGTGGATATCCTCACAGGAACTGGAGAACGAACTGCTGGGCCACGACGCCGTCGCCGAGGCGGCAGTCATCGGCGTCCCCCACGAGCGCTGGCAGGAACGGCCGCTCGCGCTGGTCGTGCCGAGCGGGGCCGAGGAGGACTCGCTGTCCGACACGCTGCGGGAGTACATCCGTCAGAACTACCCGAACTGGTGGGTGCCGGACAACGTCGTCACCGTCGAGGAGATACCCAAGACCGCGACGGGGAAATTCGACAAGAAGGTGCTCCGAGACGAGTACGCCGACGAGTCGCTGGTCGAGGGGCGTGTCCCAGACGAGGCAGCCCCGGAGTAGGCGTCTCGGGGCTCGAAGGGCGGATCGCCAGCAGTCAACCCTCCGTGACCGAGGGCAGAAACAACTGCTGGGTGGTTTCCCCCAGTTTCACGAGGTATATGGTGACACCGCACATGGATAGGAGTATGGAGTTACTTTCGGAGTATCCGGTGCCGGAACACGCCCGCGACGTGAAAGCCGAGGCCCGCGAGTTCGCCAAGGAACACATCGAACCAGTGGCCGCCGACTACTACGAGTCCGGCGAGTACCCCTGGGAGGTCCTCGAAGCCGGGATGGACGCCGGCCTCGTCGCGCAGGACCTCGGCGAGGAGGTCGGTGGCAAGGGGTACGACCTCCAGCAGGTGCTGGCCATCGCGGAGGAGATGTATCGGGCCGACGCCGGCATCGCGCTGACGCTGCAGCTCGCGAGCTTCGGCGCCGAGATTGTCGAGGACCACGGCAGCGAGGCCCAGGCCGAGGAGTATCTCCGGCCCGTCGCCGAGAACGAACAGATAACCGGCCTCGCAGTGTCGGAACCCGAGACCGGCAGCGACCTCGCGGGGATGACCACCAGTGCCGAGAAGGACGGCGACGAGTGGGTCCTCAACGGCGAGAAGTACTGGATCGGCAACGGCGTCGAGGCCGACTGGGTCACGCTCTACGCGAAGACTGATGACGACCCGAACAACCGCTATGGCAACTACTCGATGTTCATCGTCCCGACGGACGTGGCAGGCTACGACGCCGAACACATCCCCGAGAAGATGGGCTTTCGGGCCTCGAAGCAGGCCCACATCGTCCTGGACGACTGTCGCATCCCCGAGGACCACCTGATAGGTGCCGAGGGTGCCGGCTTCTACATGCTCGCGGAGTTCTTCAACCACGGCCGAATCATCGTCGCCGGCCACGGCATCGGCCTCGCCGCCGCGGCCATCGAGGAAGCCTGGGAGTTCGTCCACGACCGTGAGGCCTTCGGCCGCACCGTCGACGAGTTCCAGGCCGTCCAGCACAAGCTCGCCGACATGCAACTGTCCTTCCAGTCGGCCCGCTCGCTCTCGTGGGACGCCGCCGAGCGCGTCGCCAATCAGGAGGATGCCGGCTACTGGGCCGCACTGGCGAAGACGGCCGGTACCGAGGCCGCGACGGAGTGTTCCCAGAAGGGAATGCAGCTCCACGGCGGTCGGTCGGTGCTCCTGGAGAACCGT is a window encoding:
- a CDS encoding long-chain fatty acid--CoA ligase, producing the protein MPGGSPQTLRPFLWRARQLYADTEVVSRTHEGIVRYDYDGYGDRVAQLANALEAAGYGNGERIATFCWNHHRHFETYFGVPGMGAQPHTINPLLPDKHVQYIVENAADRTVFVDQSLLPKLEGAVADDPDPFETVERYVVMGDSVPETDLETVAYESFIGDQPTTYDWPELAEDRPAGLCYTSGTTGQPKGVEYTQQMLWSHTMGIQSPQGIPLADDDVVMPVVPMFHVNAWGLPFSATAGGAKHVYPGPKPSPEDLAGLIEDEGVTVTAGVPTVWLGLMEYVEEHDVDLSSLDRLVVGGSAAPEAMIRFFDDRGVELVHAWGMTETAPVGAVSHVKHGLADTDYDTRLEKRRKQGLVVPGLEFRVVDDEGEAVPHDGEAFGELHVRGPWVTTEYFARPEATEAEFADGYLKTGDVVTVDPDGYIDIVDRAKDVIKSGGEWISSQELENELLGHDAVAEAAVIGVPHERWQERPLALVVPSGAEEDSLSDTLREYIRQNYPNWWVPDNVVTVEEIPKTATGKFDKKVLRDEYADESLVEGRVPDEAAPE
- a CDS encoding acyl-CoA dehydrogenase family protein yields the protein MELLSEYPVPEHARDVKAEAREFAKEHIEPVAADYYESGEYPWEVLEAGMDAGLVAQDLGEEVGGKGYDLQQVLAIAEEMYRADAGIALTLQLASFGAEIVEDHGSEAQAEEYLRPVAENEQITGLAVSEPETGSDLAGMTTSAEKDGDEWVLNGEKYWIGNGVEADWVTLYAKTDDDPNNRYGNYSMFIVPTDVAGYDAEHIPEKMGFRASKQAHIVLDDCRIPEDHLIGAEGAGFYMLAEFFNHGRIIVAGHGIGLAAAAIEEAWEFVHDREAFGRTVDEFQAVQHKLADMQLSFQSARSLSWDAAERVANQEDAGYWAALAKTAGTEAATECSQKGMQLHGGRSVLLENRISRVFRDARIPVIYEGANDIQRNLIYRQTPQ
- a CDS encoding mechanosensitive ion channel family protein — encoded protein: MSRPLGYLSVVLSLSCALGYVVVQQFRVDAVLQGVGPGLTLVLSEGLSLAAIGFATYGCYRLVLAAFDRRTPDKRRRHDARNIFRLAFGVAGTIAVLGVITQQWVGVLFSLGVVGFAVTFALQQPLFSLIGWLYIMVKRPYQVGDRVAIEDSKGDVVEVSFLVTTLWEINGGLVSSNQPSGRIVTLPNSVVLSSHVMNYTREDFPFVWNELSVQVAYETDLDYATELMATIADDYMGDEMAARIGRYRERLSETPVELEVQDRPSVNVVQQESWVEFRLRYLVHPRRGQRVRNELYKRILTAFNEEPDRVKFPVSRNR
- a CDS encoding chemotaxis protein CheC, whose protein sequence is MSLMIDIRKLGLFNKMAKEGGNTVANHLSQMTGMETEMEITKINFIDIPDIKTHIGDEKQIGISIEMVEKPHGYILFLFNARSAKDLAHGMIGDMGETSDEGGFTDMERSAIQEIGNIMTSGFIDGWANVLDTTIDISTPNFTFGPGSGMVDQLVGDRDNDMALMFDSRVHALDSDINVKVYTFPELEELVGLMQEIEV
- a CDS encoding O-methyltransferase — translated: MDETPLPDVTEQFARTLAPEPDEIIAEMDERADRGGFPTVGPAVGAWLRLLARLTDAERVFEFGSGFGYSAYWMAPAVAADGEIVLTEIDADELDDAREYFERGGYADRAVFEHGDAIDIVDRYDGPFDVVLVDNEKGRYTEAFEAVREKVPVGGVVAADNAVEAGPLEFADIRALLAGESVETSDASRGIADYLDHVRTDPAFETGLLPLGEGVAVSVRVD